A stretch of Rhizobium sp. TH2 DNA encodes these proteins:
- a CDS encoding acyl-[ACP]--phospholipid O-acyltransferase — MQRNLMTSRQFAPLFWTQFLSAFNDNFLKNTLVFLIMFQMAAEGASLVTVAGGIFILPFLALSAIGGELADKYDKAKMAELLKRAEIGVAAVAVLGIGLSSIWILMLALFGFGVISALFGPIKYGILPDHLDRRDLPKANAWIEGGTFIAILTGTIVAAVAFSGGDNIWVFGPMMMGLSILCWFAARMIPPTGSKAPDLVIDWNIFRSSVTLVGEIRADQRIWRSALMNCWFWFVGAFVMTMLPIMVKDILGGSEIVVPAYLAIFAISIAIGSAIAGWMSAGRVVLLPAPIGTAIIALFGLDLAWNLWGLTSVTHATTISGFFAGQSTIRVAVDLAGMAIGGAFLAVPTFAAMQTWAHEDRRARVIGAANVLSALFITSGLALVAILQAIGTSVPMIILGLSVINLGIAWLMLKTLPTNPFRDFISIIFRAFMRLEVEGLENIKKAGVAPIIALNHVSLLDGALALAITEEEPTFAVDYKIAQAWWVKPFLKFAKFLPLDPTKPMATRTLIKVVQDGNPIGIFPEGRLTVTGTLMKVYDGAAMVADKTGAMVVPVRIDGLEKSYFTYLNDDKVRRRWFPKVKVTILEPQKLEVPAELKGRARRIAAGAALYQIMSDLMFKTSNTDSTVIERVIESAKERGMSKLAVEDPVTGKLTYGKLLTGAAVLAAQFKARFPDDETLGVMLPNANGAAATLFGVMSAGKVPAMLNFTAGATNILSACTAAKVKHVLTSRAFVTQAKLGPVIEEMEKQVKIVWLDDLRTEIGYKDKLMGYLGKARPLVRRKPDDAAVILFTSGSEGTPKGVVLTHRNILSNAAQAAARIDFHSGDKVFNILPVFHSFGLTAGTVLPLISGVPVYFYPSPLHYRIVPELIYSSNATIIFGTDTFLSGYARTAHPYDFRSIRYIFSGAEPVKASTRETYMEKFGLRILEGYGVTETAPVVSINTPMYNKSGTVGKIMPGMEWKLEPVPGIEEGGRLYLKGPNVMAGYLRAENPGVLEPLPDGWHDTGDIVTIDADGFVKIRGRAKRFAKIGGEMVSLAAVEALAGSLWPGALSAVSAVPDAKKGERLILLTDAPNATRAEFLAYAKSKNAMDMMVPAEVRVGKVPVLGTGKIDFVEARKLALEPVAATAAA; from the coding sequence AAGATGGCGGAACTGCTGAAGCGCGCCGAGATCGGCGTCGCGGCGGTGGCCGTGCTGGGTATTGGACTGTCGTCGATCTGGATCCTGATGCTGGCCCTGTTCGGCTTCGGCGTGATTTCCGCGCTGTTCGGGCCGATCAAATACGGCATTCTGCCCGATCATCTCGACCGCCGGGATCTGCCCAAGGCCAATGCCTGGATCGAGGGTGGCACCTTCATCGCCATCCTGACCGGCACGATCGTCGCGGCCGTGGCCTTTAGCGGCGGCGACAATATCTGGGTTTTCGGACCGATGATGATGGGCCTCTCGATACTCTGCTGGTTCGCTGCCCGCATGATCCCGCCGACCGGCTCCAAGGCGCCCGACCTAGTGATCGACTGGAACATCTTCCGTTCGAGCGTGACGCTGGTGGGCGAAATCCGCGCGGATCAGCGCATCTGGCGCTCGGCCCTGATGAACTGCTGGTTCTGGTTCGTCGGCGCCTTCGTGATGACCATGCTGCCGATTATGGTGAAAGATATCCTCGGCGGTTCGGAAATCGTGGTGCCGGCCTATCTCGCCATCTTCGCGATCTCGATCGCCATCGGTTCCGCCATTGCCGGCTGGATGTCGGCCGGGCGCGTCGTGCTGCTGCCGGCGCCGATCGGCACCGCCATCATCGCGTTGTTCGGCCTCGACCTCGCATGGAATCTCTGGGGTCTTACCTCGGTCACCCACGCCACGACGATATCAGGCTTCTTCGCCGGCCAGAGCACGATCCGCGTCGCGGTAGACCTTGCCGGCATGGCGATCGGCGGCGCATTCCTCGCGGTGCCGACCTTCGCGGCCATGCAGACCTGGGCGCATGAGGATCGCCGCGCCCGTGTCATCGGTGCGGCAAACGTTCTCTCGGCACTGTTCATCACCTCGGGCCTGGCGCTGGTCGCCATCCTGCAGGCGATCGGTACCTCGGTGCCGATGATCATCCTGGGACTGTCCGTCATCAATCTCGGCATTGCCTGGCTGATGCTGAAGACCCTGCCGACCAATCCGTTCCGCGATTTCATCTCGATCATCTTCCGCGCCTTCATGCGGCTGGAAGTCGAAGGGCTGGAGAACATCAAGAAGGCCGGCGTCGCACCGATCATCGCGCTCAACCATGTCAGCCTGCTCGACGGCGCGCTGGCGCTCGCCATCACCGAGGAAGAGCCGACCTTCGCCGTCGACTACAAGATCGCCCAGGCCTGGTGGGTGAAGCCGTTCCTGAAATTCGCAAAATTCCTGCCGCTCGACCCGACCAAGCCGATGGCGACCCGCACCCTGATCAAGGTCGTGCAGGACGGCAATCCGATCGGCATCTTCCCCGAGGGCCGCCTGACTGTCACCGGCACGCTGATGAAGGTCTATGATGGCGCCGCCATGGTGGCCGACAAGACCGGCGCGATGGTCGTGCCTGTTCGCATCGACGGCTTGGAGAAGAGCTATTTCACCTATCTCAACGACGACAAGGTGCGCCGCCGCTGGTTCCCCAAGGTCAAGGTGACGATCCTCGAACCGCAGAAGCTCGAAGTCCCGGCCGAACTCAAGGGCCGCGCCCGTCGCATCGCCGCCGGTGCCGCCCTCTACCAGATCATGTCGGACCTGATGTTCAAGACATCGAACACCGATTCGACTGTGATCGAGCGGGTGATCGAATCCGCGAAAGAGCGCGGCATGAGCAAGCTGGCGGTCGAGGATCCGGTCACCGGCAAGCTGACCTATGGCAAGCTGCTGACCGGCGCCGCCGTGCTGGCCGCCCAGTTCAAGGCGCGCTTCCCGGATGACGAGACGCTCGGCGTGATGCTGCCCAACGCCAATGGCGCAGCAGCCACACTGTTCGGCGTGATGAGCGCCGGCAAGGTACCGGCGATGCTGAACTTCACCGCCGGCGCGACGAACATTCTATCCGCCTGCACCGCCGCCAAGGTGAAGCACGTGCTGACCTCCCGCGCCTTCGTGACCCAGGCCAAGCTTGGACCAGTGATCGAGGAAATGGAAAAGCAGGTCAAGATCGTCTGGCTCGACGACCTGCGCACCGAGATCGGCTACAAGGACAAGCTGATGGGCTATCTCGGCAAGGCGCGTCCGCTGGTCAGGCGCAAGCCCGATGACGCGGCGGTGATCCTGTTCACCTCGGGTTCCGAGGGCACGCCGAAGGGCGTGGTGCTGACCCACCGCAACATCCTGTCGAATGCCGCGCAGGCCGCAGCCCGCATCGATTTCCACTCGGGCGACAAGGTGTTCAACATCCTGCCGGTGTTCCACTCCTTCGGCCTGACGGCGGGCACTGTGCTCCCGCTGATCTCCGGCGTGCCGGTCTATTTCTACCCCTCGCCGCTGCATTACCGCATCGTGCCGGAACTGATCTATTCGTCGAATGCGACGATCATCTTCGGCACCGACACCTTCCTGTCGGGCTATGCCAGGACCGCGCATCCCTACGACTTCCGCTCGATCCGCTACATCTTCTCGGGCGCCGAGCCGGTGAAGGCCTCGACCCGCGAGACCTATATGGAGAAGTTCGGGCTGAGGATTCTCGAAGGCTACGGCGTCACCGAAACCGCGCCGGTCGTGTCGATCAACACGCCGATGTACAACAAGTCTGGCACCGTCGGTAAGATCATGCCCGGCATGGAATGGAAGCTCGAACCGGTACCTGGAATCGAGGAGGGCGGCCGGCTCTATCTCAAGGGTCCGAACGTCATGGCCGGCTATCTCCGCGCCGAAAATCCCGGCGTGCTGGAACCGCTGCCCGATGGCTGGCACGACACCGGCGACATCGTCACCATCGATGCCGACGGCTTCGTCAAGATCCGCGGGCGCGCCAAGCGCTTCGCCAAGATCGGCGGCGAGATGGTGTCGCTGGCAGCGGTGGAAGCACTGGCCGGCAGCCTGTGGCCGGGTGCGCTGTCCGCGGTCTCAGCCGTGCCGGATGCCAAAAAGGGCGAGCGCCTGATCCTGCTCACCGACGCGCCGAACGCCACCCGCGCCGAATTCCTCGCCTACGCCAAGTCGAAGAACGCCATGGACATGATGGTCCCGGCCGAGGTGCGCGTCGGCAAGGTGCCGGTGCTCGGCACTGGCAAGATCGACTTCGTCGAGGCGCGGAAGCTGGCGCTGGAGCCGGTGGCGGCGACCGCTGCGGCGTGA
- the typA gene encoding translational GTPase TypA, producing MKMRNIAIIAHVDHGKTTLVDELLKQSGSFRDNQRTTERMMDSNDLEKERGITILAKATSIEWKGHRINIVDTPGHADFGGEVERILSMVDGAIVLVDSSEGPMPQTKFVVSKALKVGLKPIVAINKIDRPDGRHEEVINEVFDLFANLDATDEQLDFPILYGSGRDGWMNVNPEGPKDQGLAPLLDLVLEHVPEPSVGDEDGAFRMIGTILEANPFLGRIITGRIHSGSIKPNQSVKVLGQDGKLIENGRISKILAFRGIERTALDEAHAGDIVAIAGLSKGTVADTFCDPSVTEALHAQPIDPPTVTMSFIVNDSPLAGTEGDKVTSRVIRDRLLKEAEGNVALKIEEAEGKDSFFVSGRGELQLAVLIETMRREGFELAVSRPRVVMHKDEAGTVMEPIEEVVIDVDEEHSGIVVQKMSERKAEMVELRPSGGNRLRLRFYAPTRGLIGYQSELLTDTRGTAIMNRLFHAYQPFKGNIGGRVNGVLLSNASGEAVAYAMFNLEDRGPMIIEPGEKVYAGMIIGIHTRDNDLEVNVLKGKQLTNIRSVNKDEAVKLTPPIRMTLDRALSWIQDDELMEVTPKSIRLRKMYLDANDRKRFEKSRAAGAA from the coding sequence ATGAAAATGCGGAATATCGCGATTATCGCACACGTTGACCATGGCAAGACGACGCTCGTCGATGAACTCTTGAAGCAGTCGGGCTCGTTCCGCGACAACCAGCGCACGACCGAACGCATGATGGACTCCAACGATCTCGAAAAAGAGCGCGGCATCACCATTCTTGCCAAGGCGACCTCGATCGAGTGGAAGGGCCACCGCATCAATATCGTCGACACGCCTGGCCACGCCGACTTCGGCGGCGAAGTCGAGCGCATCCTCTCGATGGTCGATGGCGCGATCGTGCTGGTCGACTCCTCCGAAGGCCCGATGCCGCAGACCAAGTTCGTGGTTTCCAAGGCGCTCAAGGTTGGCCTGAAGCCCATCGTCGCGATCAACAAGATCGACCGTCCGGATGGCCGCCACGAGGAAGTGATCAACGAGGTCTTCGACCTGTTCGCCAATCTCGACGCCACCGACGAGCAGCTCGACTTCCCGATCCTCTACGGTTCGGGTCGCGATGGCTGGATGAACGTCAACCCGGAAGGTCCGAAGGACCAGGGCCTCGCGCCGCTGCTCGACCTCGTGCTCGAACACGTTCCGGAGCCCAGCGTCGGTGACGAAGACGGCGCCTTCCGCATGATCGGCACCATTCTCGAAGCCAACCCCTTCCTCGGCCGCATCATCACCGGCCGCATCCATTCCGGCTCGATCAAGCCGAACCAGAGCGTCAAGGTTCTCGGCCAGGACGGCAAGCTGATCGAAAACGGCCGTATCTCCAAGATCCTCGCCTTCCGCGGCATCGAGCGCACGGCGCTTGACGAAGCCCATGCGGGCGATATCGTCGCCATCGCCGGCCTCTCCAAGGGCACCGTCGCCGACACGTTCTGCGATCCCAGCGTCACCGAGGCGCTGCATGCCCAGCCGATCGACCCGCCGACCGTGACCATGTCCTTCATCGTCAACGACAGCCCGCTCGCCGGCACCGAAGGCGACAAGGTGACATCACGCGTCATCCGCGACCGCCTGCTCAAGGAAGCCGAAGGCAATGTCGCACTGAAGATCGAGGAAGCCGAGGGCAAGGATTCGTTCTTCGTCTCCGGCCGTGGCGAACTCCAGCTCGCCGTGCTGATCGAGACCATGCGCCGCGAAGGCTTCGAGCTTGCCGTGTCGCGTCCCCGCGTCGTCATGCACAAGGACGAAGCCGGCACCGTGATGGAGCCGATCGAGGAAGTCGTCATCGACGTCGATGAAGAACATTCCGGCATCGTCGTGCAGAAGATGAGCGAGCGCAAGGCCGAGATGGTCGAGCTGCGTCCGTCGGGCGGCAATCGCCTGCGGCTTCGCTTCTATGCCCCGACCCGCGGCCTGATCGGCTACCAGTCGGAACTGCTGACCGACACGCGCGGCACGGCGATCATGAACCGCCTGTTCCACGCCTACCAGCCCTTCAAGGGCAATATCGGCGGCCGCGTCAACGGCGTCCTGCTCTCCAATGCCTCCGGCGAAGCCGTAGCTTACGCGATGTTCAACCTGGAAGATCGCGGCCCGATGATTATCGAGCCGGGCGAAAAGGTCTATGCCGGCATGATCATCGGCATCCACACGCGCGACAACGACCTCGAAGTCAACGTGCTCAAGGGCAAGCAGCTGACCAACATCCGCTCGGTCAACAAGGACGAGGCCGTCAAGCTGACGCCGCCGATCCGCATGACGCTCGACCGCGCGCTTTCCTGGATCCAGGACGACGAACTGATGGAAGTCACGCCGAAGTCGATCCGGCTCCGCAAGATGTATCTCGACGCCAACGACCGCAAGCGCTTCGAGAAGTCGCGCGCTGCCGGCGCCGCCTGA
- a CDS encoding GNAT family N-acetyltransferase, with amino-acid sequence MTTLSIDVRRADPRDARAIADVHRTAWISAYAGMIPHRALVQMIERRREDWWRRAARGPSTLLVVEVADKIAGYATIGLNRVRELKQEGEIYELYLLPEYQGIGLGSYLFRECRAVLSGLGMQGLVVWCLEENDNAVTFYRAMGGMDVAEGMERFGEKSIKKLGFVWRS; translated from the coding sequence ATGACGACGTTGTCAATTGACGTGAGGCGCGCCGATCCGCGCGATGCCCGTGCCATAGCGGACGTCCATCGGACGGCCTGGATCAGCGCTTATGCCGGCATGATTCCGCATCGCGCGCTCGTGCAGATGATCGAGCGGCGGCGCGAGGACTGGTGGCGCCGCGCGGCGCGGGGTCCATCGACCCTTCTGGTTGTCGAGGTTGCGGATAAGATCGCGGGCTACGCCACGATCGGCCTGAACCGCGTCCGCGAACTGAAGCAGGAAGGCGAGATCTACGAACTCTATCTCCTGCCGGAATACCAGGGCATCGGGCTCGGCAGCTATCTGTTCCGCGAATGCCGCGCGGTCCTGAGCGGGCTGGGCATGCAGGGCCTCGTCGTCTGGTGCCTGGAAGAGAACGACAATGCCGTGACCTTCTACCGCGCCATGGGCGGCATGGATGTCGCCGAGGGGATGGAACGCTTCGGCGAGAAGTCGATCAAGAAGCTCGGGTTTGTCTGGCGCAGTTGA
- the ppa gene encoding inorganic diphosphatase, with amino-acid sequence MRIDAIKIGNNPPEDVNVIVEVPVGGDPIKYEMDKEAGALVVDRFLYTPMHYPGNYGFVPHTLSEDGDPIDVLIASTRPLVPGCVINVRPIGVLMMEDNSGKDEKIIAVPSPKLTLRYEKVHEYTDMPDITIKQIEHFFEHYKDLEPGKWVKLDGWRGAADARRLIVEAIDRYKATK; translated from the coding sequence ATGCGCATCGACGCTATCAAGATCGGCAACAACCCGCCGGAAGACGTGAACGTGATCGTGGAAGTGCCCGTCGGCGGCGATCCGATCAAATACGAGATGGACAAGGAAGCCGGCGCACTGGTAGTCGATCGTTTCCTCTATACGCCGATGCACTACCCAGGCAATTATGGCTTCGTGCCGCATACCCTGTCGGAAGACGGCGATCCGATCGACGTGCTGATCGCCTCGACCCGCCCGCTGGTGCCCGGCTGCGTGATCAATGTCCGCCCGATCGGCGTGCTGATGATGGAAGACAATTCCGGCAAGGACGAGAAGATCATCGCCGTTCCCTCGCCGAAGCTGACGCTGCGATACGAGAAGGTGCACGAATATACCGATATGCCCGACATCACGATCAAGCAGATCGAGCATTTCTTCGAACACTACAAGGATCTCGAGCCCGGCAAATGGGTGAAGCTCGATGGTTGGCGCGGCGCGGCCGATGCACGCCGCCTGATCGTCGAGGCGATCGATCGCTACAAGGCGACCAAGTAA
- a CDS encoding YggT family protein: MLLVILSTLNFIINILWFIIIVSAIFSWLYAFNVINTRNQFVNQVGSALYRLTEPLYRPIRRFMPNLGGVDLSPLVVLVILFFLQQVIAYIARTYG; encoded by the coding sequence ATGCTACTCGTCATCCTGTCGACCCTGAACTTCATCATCAACATCTTGTGGTTCATCATCATCGTCTCGGCGATCTTCTCTTGGCTCTATGCGTTCAACGTCATCAACACGAGAAACCAGTTCGTCAACCAGGTCGGCAGCGCGCTCTATCGCCTGACCGAGCCGCTCTACCGGCCGATCCGCCGCTTCATGCCGAACCTCGGCGGCGTCGATCTTTCGCCGCTCGTGGTGTTGGTCATCCTGTTCTTCCTGCAGCAGGTCATCGCCTATATCGCCCGCACCTACGGCTGA
- a CDS encoding MFS transporter has protein sequence MQVNPAEDRFAAFRHRSYTLFFCARFLAAFATQIISVAVGWQMYEVTKSAFLLGMIGLVQFLPALILILVTGSVTDRYNRRAIVSICLTISALCAAALLLLTISGTFAPLPVFIVLVVFGIERAFMGPAVQSLAPNLVPEKDLANSFAWNASSWQTASIIGPVAGGLLYGLGPVVAYSVALAFMVSGAALVYTIPKPAQRKAGEPTSWNYILAGFKFIRFEKVVLGAISLDLFAVLLGGAVALMPIFANDILVLGPLGLGMLRAAPGAGAIAMALYLAAFPIKHGSGLKMFVGVAIFGLGTLIFGLSETAWLSIVALAIMGAGDMISVYVRETLIALWTPDEVRGRVNAVNSVFIGASNELGEFRAGTMAHFVGAVPAVVIGGIGTLAVSLIWAGIFPQLRKIDTLDAPERAAVPEAVK, from the coding sequence ATGCAAGTCAATCCGGCGGAAGACCGCTTTGCCGCCTTTCGCCATCGTTCCTATACACTCTTCTTCTGCGCCCGCTTTCTCGCCGCTTTCGCCACGCAGATCATCTCGGTCGCCGTCGGCTGGCAGATGTATGAGGTGACGAAGAGCGCCTTCCTGCTCGGCATGATCGGCCTTGTCCAGTTCCTGCCGGCGCTCATCCTCATCCTTGTCACCGGCTCGGTGACGGACCGCTACAACAGGCGCGCCATCGTCTCGATCTGCCTGACGATCAGTGCGCTCTGCGCGGCGGCACTGTTGCTGCTCACCATATCGGGCACATTCGCGCCGCTGCCGGTCTTCATCGTACTCGTCGTCTTCGGCATCGAGCGCGCCTTCATGGGGCCGGCCGTGCAGTCCCTGGCGCCCAACCTGGTGCCGGAGAAGGATCTCGCCAATTCCTTTGCCTGGAATGCCTCCTCCTGGCAGACCGCATCGATCATCGGCCCGGTCGCCGGCGGCCTGCTCTATGGATTGGGGCCGGTCGTCGCCTATTCCGTGGCACTCGCCTTCATGGTGTCGGGTGCCGCGCTGGTCTACACCATCCCGAAGCCCGCGCAGCGCAAGGCGGGCGAGCCGACGAGCTGGAACTATATCCTCGCGGGCTTCAAGTTCATCCGCTTCGAGAAAGTGGTTCTGGGCGCGATTTCGCTCGATCTCTTCGCGGTGCTGCTCGGCGGCGCCGTGGCGCTGATGCCGATCTTCGCCAACGATATCCTGGTGCTGGGGCCGCTCGGTCTCGGCATGCTCAGGGCAGCACCGGGTGCGGGTGCCATTGCCATGGCGCTTTATCTGGCGGCCTTCCCGATCAAGCACGGCTCCGGCCTCAAGATGTTCGTCGGCGTGGCGATCTTCGGCCTGGGCACGTTGATCTTTGGCCTGTCGGAAACGGCGTGGCTATCGATCGTGGCACTCGCCATCATGGGCGCCGGCGACATGATCTCGGTCTATGTCCGCGAAACCCTGATCGCACTTTGGACGCCCGACGAGGTGCGCGGCCGCGTCAACGCCGTCAATTCCGTTTTCATCGGCGCGTCCAACGAACTCGGCGAGTTCCGCGCCGGCACCATGGCGCATTTCGTCGGCGCTGTGCCGGCCGTTGTCATCGGCGGCATCGGTACGCTCGCCGTGTCGCTGATCTGGGCCGGAATCTTCCCGCAACTGCGCAAGATCGACACTCTGGATGCGCCGGAGCGGGCGGCGGTACCAGAAGCAGTCAAGTGA
- a CDS encoding nuclear transport factor 2 family protein, which produces MNANQRQPALEPNDLERLLVERQHAGDIDGMTALFEPDAVIDCSDGRFIRGHDAIRAFYVEFAATGRKFARGEQRPALISGDLALTSTKLPDGDVTSEVARRQSDGTWLWVIDRYSVT; this is translated from the coding sequence ATGAACGCAAACCAGCGCCAGCCCGCGCTTGAACCCAACGACCTCGAACGCCTGCTCGTCGAGCGCCAGCATGCGGGCGATATCGACGGCATGACCGCGCTGTTCGAACCGGATGCGGTGATCGATTGCAGCGACGGACGGTTCATTCGCGGCCACGACGCCATCCGTGCCTTCTATGTCGAATTCGCCGCGACCGGCAGGAAGTTCGCCAGGGGCGAGCAACGGCCGGCCCTCATTTCAGGCGATCTCGCATTGACCTCAACGAAGCTGCCCGATGGCGATGTGACGAGCGAAGTTGCCCGCCGGCAGAGCGACGGCACATGGCTCTGGGTGATTGACCGCTATTCCGTCACTTGA
- a CDS encoding glutamine amidotransferase codes for MLQSLRKTLPADDRPVLIVLHQEHSTPGRVGHMLEAKGYRLDVRRPAMGQRLPETMADHAGAVIFGGPMSANDQDDFIKYEIDWINVPLSENSPYLGICLGAQMLVKTLGGRVAGHHEGLTEIGWYPLQATEEGEKLLEWPKMVYQFHREGFDLPDGATLLARGDAYENQAFRVGENAWGIQFHGELTRVMMHRWVVRGAHRFELPGAQTGDKHLEGRFLHDAPLKNWMSGMLDMVFKPREI; via the coding sequence ATGCTGCAATCGCTCAGGAAAACGCTGCCGGCGGATGACCGGCCGGTTCTGATCGTACTCCATCAGGAACATTCCACGCCAGGACGCGTCGGGCATATGCTCGAAGCCAAGGGTTACAGGCTCGATGTCAGACGCCCGGCGATGGGGCAGAGACTGCCCGAGACCATGGCCGATCACGCCGGCGCCGTCATCTTCGGCGGGCCGATGAGCGCCAACGACCAGGACGACTTCATCAAGTACGAGATCGACTGGATCAACGTCCCGCTTTCGGAGAACAGCCCCTATCTCGGCATCTGCCTCGGTGCGCAGATGCTGGTCAAGACACTCGGTGGCCGGGTGGCCGGCCATCACGAGGGGCTGACCGAGATCGGCTGGTATCCGCTCCAGGCCACCGAGGAAGGCGAAAAGCTCTTGGAATGGCCGAAGATGGTCTATCAATTCCATCGCGAGGGCTTCGACCTGCCTGATGGCGCGACGCTGCTTGCACGAGGGGACGCCTATGAGAACCAGGCGTTCCGTGTCGGCGAAAATGCCTGGGGCATCCAGTTCCATGGCGAACTGACCCGGGTGATGATGCATCGCTGGGTGGTGCGCGGCGCGCACCGCTTCGAACTGCCGGGCGCGCAAACCGGCGACAAGCATCTCGAAGGGCGCTTCCTGCATGATGCGCCGCTCAAGAACTGGATGTCCGGCATGCTCGACATGGTTTTCAAGCCGCGCGAGATTTGA
- a CDS encoding TerB family tellurite resistance protein translates to MAIVALALHVIHADGVVEEKENQVLESEIRNYFNLSKGEYDEMLAAAKQQEERAIDLFRFTSRINRALDERQKTEFIGLLWQIVHADEQRNEIEDHLVWRIAELIGVSGRVRIAQRQEAEQANKGE, encoded by the coding sequence GTGGCCATCGTGGCGCTTGCGCTGCATGTCATCCATGCCGATGGAGTGGTGGAAGAAAAGGAAAACCAGGTCCTCGAATCGGAAATCCGTAATTATTTCAATCTGTCCAAGGGCGAGTATGACGAGATGCTCGCCGCCGCGAAGCAGCAGGAAGAGCGCGCGATCGATCTTTTCCGCTTTACATCGCGGATCAATCGCGCTCTTGATGAGCGTCAAAAGACGGAATTCATCGGCCTGCTCTGGCAAATCGTGCATGCCGATGAACAAAGAAACGAGATCGAGGATCACCTGGTATGGCGAATTGCCGAATTGATCGGCGTTTCCGGCCGTGTTCGTATTGCCCAGCGGCAGGAAGCGGAGCAGGCCAACAAAGGTGAGTAG
- a CDS encoding heme biosynthesis protein HemY codes for MIRIVFFLAVILALGFGFSWLADRPGELFIIWQGKRVEMTLMVAAVLVTVLVVAVMIIWWLVRTIWTSPQSMTRYFRARKRDRGYQALSTGLIAVGSGDAPLARKMLDRTKGLISSDSEPLIHLLEAQASLIEGKTEDARKKFEQMAEDPETRELGLRGLYLEALRLGAHEAARHYAERAVEKGPHLPWAAEATLEYRTQAGRFDDAIRLLEGQRVLSGMDKTVHDRKKAVLLTGRALSKLDADPKAARDDAYMALKLAPDLVPAATIAAKAYLRENNVKKALSTIEQAWKITPQMELATAYLAAGGVTAQEKLKRADRLEQLQPNTYEALYASAWAALDARDFDRARAKAEAAAKVSERESVYLLMADIEEADSEDQGRVRHWLAQALRAPRDPEWVADGQVSQHWLPVSPVTGKLDAFEWKQAYGPAPGLVSDGTANGADHAFRSLPAPARASEPIAVPEPREVVRPVDNPITQVDVPVEPEPKPEPIVLDEAAPRKRESANEDQPFFGRPPDDPGVKPIKEAVAKPATFRLF; via the coding sequence ATGATCAGGATCGTTTTCTTCCTTGCCGTCATTCTCGCGCTCGGCTTCGGCTTTTCCTGGCTGGCCGATCGTCCGGGCGAACTCTTCATCATCTGGCAGGGCAAGCGCGTCGAGATGACGCTGATGGTCGCCGCCGTGCTGGTGACCGTGCTCGTCGTTGCCGTGATGATCATCTGGTGGCTGGTCCGCACGATCTGGACATCGCCACAGTCGATGACCCGCTATTTTCGCGCCCGCAAGCGCGACCGTGGCTACCAGGCGCTGTCGACCGGGTTGATCGCAGTCGGTTCGGGCGATGCGCCGCTGGCGCGCAAGATGCTCGACCGGACCAAGGGCCTGATCTCGAGTGATTCCGAACCGCTGATCCATCTGCTCGAAGCGCAGGCCAGCCTGATCGAGGGCAAGACCGAGGACGCGCGCAAGAAATTCGAGCAGATGGCCGAGGATCCCGAGACCCGCGAACTGGGCCTGCGTGGCCTCTATCTCGAAGCACTTCGCCTGGGCGCCCATGAAGCCGCCCGACACTATGCCGAGCGCGCCGTCGAAAAAGGCCCGCATCTGCCCTGGGCCGCCGAGGCAACGCTGGAATACCGCACCCAGGCCGGACGCTTCGATGATGCGATCCGCCTGCTTGAAGGCCAGCGCGTTCTGTCGGGCATGGACAAGACGGTGCATGACCGCAAGAAAGCGGTACTCTTGACCGGCCGGGCGCTGTCGAAGCTCGACGCCGATCCGAAGGCCGCGCGCGACGACGCTTATATGGCGCTGAAGCTGGCGCCGGATCTCGTGCCCGCCGCGACCATCGCGGCCAAGGCCTATCTCCGGGAAAACAACGTCAAGAAGGCGCTCTCCACCATCGAGCAGGCCTGGAAAATCACACCGCAGATGGAACTCGCAACCGCCTATCTGGCGGCCGGCGGTGTCACGGCGCAGGAAAAGCTCAAGCGCGCCGACCGTCTCGAGCAGCTTCAGCCCAATACCTATGAGGCACTTTACGCTTCGGCCTGGGCGGCACTCGATGCCCGCGATTTCGACCGGGCGCGTGCCAAGGCGGAGGCCGCGGCGAAAGTGTCCGAGCGCGAAAGCGTCTATCTCCTGATGGCCGATATCGAGGAAGCCGACAGCGAGGACCAGGGCCGGGTGCGCCATTGGCTGGCCCAGGCACTGCGGGCGCCGCGCGATCCGGAATGGGTCGCCGACGGGCAGGTGTCCCAGCATTGGCTGCCGGTCTCGCCGGTCACCGGCAAGCTCGATGCCTTCGAGTGGAAACAGGCCTATGGCCCCGCACCGGGCCTTGTCAGCGATGGCACGGCCAATGGCGCCGACCACGCGTTCCGCTCGCTGCCGGCGCCCGCCCGTGCCAGCGAACCGATCGCCGTGCCGGAACCGCGCGAGGTCGTGCGGCCAGTCGATAACCCGATCACGCAGGTCGACGTACCTGTTGAGCCTGAACCGAAACCGGAGCCGATCGTTCTGGATGAGGCGGCGCCCAGGAAGCGCGAAAGCGCAAACGAGGATCAACCGTTCTTCGGCCGTCCGCCGGACGATCCCGGCGTGAAACCGATCAAGGAAGCGGTGGCGAAACCGGCGACATTCCGGTTGTTCTGA